Proteins co-encoded in one Chitinophagales bacterium genomic window:
- a CDS encoding SWIM zinc finger family protein, producing the protein MQITQSYAKPSTATSDKQGMHFNLSPELSRPPVSLHAMIHNSLAYGKIMLALREIVTGDWRSKIKDYTQYQEWVYQEYLKEVPNHYGHIEAEKVQLLGEKNILKGKIDEVNKVLQPIRKAMQEVRYKYYDYLRKYDKEKWYAYDPVISVHPDCVIFEAFSLDESSYGRVSVPVENLEMYGEVKYGTTNIDFSQGLADEIYRVRSYRAAWLKVAYDQVQLSTSAGSRVEKKIDLPESWVRGFLQVQSASTMPGTDLSISSATMNEILSVLEQKKEKESPRSIRFVLKKGEKPKIIIDPWGIEIQEHEFTYKGDMEGEVRIWGRRRLMVLKSLLAYSDSVQVKLLGTGMPHYWSVTIDGHRFDVGLSGWTSNDWSQKGNFDLLAATSKPKEVDVKNIEKALVQKLAGTPTEFAAWVSLPQQTAAAALQELCKNGQAMYDHLTETYRWRKLLPKEIVVEEPEEDKRLNFAISLMKEDKVTIVEKITDDKKVTEYKAEVVSDKADKVFKPVVRVDADGRVKYAECTCGFFRRNKLRQGPCAHIMAATLKGARS; encoded by the coding sequence ATGCAAATAACACAATCTTACGCAAAACCAAGTACGGCAACTTCTGACAAGCAAGGCATGCACTTCAATTTGTCGCCCGAATTGTCGAGACCGCCCGTATCGCTTCATGCAATGATTCACAACAGTTTGGCTTATGGAAAAATCATGTTGGCATTGCGTGAAATTGTGACAGGCGATTGGCGTTCCAAAATCAAAGATTACACCCAATACCAAGAATGGGTCTATCAAGAATACCTCAAAGAAGTACCGAATCACTACGGACACATTGAAGCCGAAAAGGTGCAATTGTTGGGTGAGAAGAATATTTTGAAGGGGAAAATAGACGAAGTGAACAAGGTTTTGCAGCCTATTCGCAAGGCAATGCAGGAAGTGAGGTATAAATACTACGATTATCTCCGCAAATACGACAAAGAAAAATGGTATGCGTATGACCCTGTTATCAGTGTACATCCCGATTGTGTGATTTTTGAAGCCTTTTCGCTGGACGAGTCGAGTTATGGGCGAGTAAGCGTGCCTGTCGAAAATTTGGAGATGTATGGGGAGGTGAAATACGGCACAACCAACATTGATTTTAGTCAGGGATTGGCGGATGAAATTTACCGAGTGCGTTCTTACCGAGCGGCTTGGCTCAAAGTGGCTTATGATCAGGTACAATTGTCGACTAGTGCGGGCAGTCGTGTGGAAAAGAAAATTGACCTACCCGAATCTTGGGTGCGGGGTTTTCTGCAAGTTCAATCGGCTTCAACGATGCCTGGCACGGATTTGAGCATTTCGTCGGCTACGATGAATGAAATCTTGTCGGTTTTGGAGCAAAAAAAGGAAAAAGAAAGTCCTCGTTCGATTCGTTTTGTGCTGAAAAAAGGGGAAAAACCAAAAATTATAATTGACCCGTGGGGTATTGAGATTCAAGAACATGAATTTACCTACAAGGGCGATATGGAAGGCGAAGTGCGAATTTGGGGACGCAGGCGTTTGATGGTTTTGAAGTCGCTTTTGGCATATTCTGACAGTGTTCAAGTGAAATTGTTGGGAACGGGAATGCCGCATTATTGGTCGGTAACGATTGACGGACACCGTTTTGATGTGGGCTTGTCGGGCTGGACTTCAAATGACTGGTCGCAAAAAGGCAATTTCGACCTTTTGGCTGCTACTTCTAAGCCGAAAGAAGTGGATGTGAAAAACATTGAAAAGGCTTTGGTTCAAAAATTGGCGGGAACACCTACCGAATTTGCGGCTTGGGTTTCACTTCCGCAACAAACGGCTGCTGCTGCCCTGCAAGAGCTTTGTAAGAATGGTCAAGCGATGTATGATCACCTCACCGAAACCTATCGTTGGCGAAAACTACTCCCGAAAGAGATTGTGGTGGAAGAGCCTGAGGAGGACAAACGATTGAATTTTGCCATCAGTTTGATGAAGGAGGATAAGGTGACTATCGTGGAAAAAATAACGGATGATAAAAAGGTGACGGAGTATAAAGCTGAGGTTGTCAGCGATAAAGCGGACAAAGTCTTCAAACCTGTGGTGCGTGTCGATGCGGATGGACGGGTGAAATATGCGGAGTGTACTTGTGGATTTTTTCGCCGTAACAAACTGCGTCAAGGGCCTTGCGCTCATATCATGGCGGCTACTTTGAAGGGGGCGAGGAGTTGA
- a CDS encoding ABC transporter substrate-binding protein: MPSSTIFSKFFTLLFALSIILTTGCQPKDKPTTDTPKEETTKVNKDDIIKVQAFTWGGYAGGEYFNEGFKHSAESRFTKEYGLNVDFVLIDDFDASRSAWKADEVHLLGTTADALPTEMEGLKQYNPQIVFQVDWSRGGDAIVGRKGIKSIKDLKGKTVAVTPSTPSQTFLIWALEEAGMTSADITIQEVPSAIDAATAFKSGRLDAAVVWSPDDEIIAREMEGSTVLKSTREAGQVIADVYIAKKSWIDANRDKVNKLYKGFMMGAAEVNASEEAKQKAAKIMADGTGISQEDAMAGINNVRLATHGDNLNFFGKNPDYKGMTGEELYTKMGETYQKLGFAKEGWLPWQQIYYPGAVTTANLTGDQHLAE; encoded by the coding sequence ATGCCATCATCAACCATTTTTTCCAAATTCTTCACCCTTCTATTTGCTCTATCCATCATCCTCACAACAGGCTGTCAGCCAAAAGATAAGCCAACCACCGATACGCCAAAAGAAGAAACAACCAAAGTTAACAAAGACGACATCATCAAAGTACAAGCCTTCACTTGGGGCGGCTATGCAGGAGGTGAATACTTTAATGAAGGATTCAAACATTCTGCAGAATCCCGTTTTACCAAGGAATACGGCTTGAATGTAGACTTTGTATTGATAGATGATTTTGACGCTTCTCGAAGTGCGTGGAAAGCCGATGAAGTTCACTTGTTGGGAACAACCGCCGATGCACTGCCGACCGAAATGGAAGGATTGAAGCAGTACAATCCACAAATCGTCTTTCAAGTGGATTGGTCAAGAGGAGGAGATGCCATTGTGGGCCGCAAAGGAATCAAAAGCATCAAAGATTTGAAGGGAAAAACCGTTGCCGTCACGCCTTCGACTCCCTCCCAAACCTTTTTGATTTGGGCATTGGAAGAAGCGGGTATGACATCAGCCGACATCACCATTCAAGAAGTTCCTTCTGCCATTGACGCAGCGACTGCCTTCAAAAGCGGACGATTGGATGCTGCAGTGGTTTGGAGTCCCGATGATGAAATCATTGCGAGAGAAATGGAAGGCTCTACTGTTTTGAAAAGCACCCGTGAGGCAGGTCAAGTCATTGCAGATGTGTATATTGCCAAAAAATCTTGGATTGATGCCAATAGAGATAAAGTGAACAAACTTTACAAGGGTTTTATGATGGGTGCGGCTGAGGTCAATGCTTCGGAGGAAGCCAAACAAAAAGCGGCAAAAATCATGGCGGACGGTACAGGCATTTCGCAGGAAGACGCAATGGCAGGTATCAACAATGTTCGCTTAGCAACACATGGCGATAACCTCAATTTTTTTGGCAAAAATCCCGATTACAAAGGCATGACAGGTGAAGAACTCTATACCAAAATGGGAGAAACCTATCAAAAATTGGGTTTTGCAAAAGAAGGCTGGCTTCCTTGGCAGCAAATCTATTATCCTGGTGCAGTGACAACCGCAAATTTGACAGGTGATCAACACCTTGCAGAATAA
- a CDS encoding GNAT family N-acetyltransferase → MQHFHIRPAIEKDFNAVLDLIKGLAVFQGKPEKMLNTLELMKAEQQYFGCFIAENEAKEIVGMTVYSFVYHTWVGKSIYLDDLYVKEAYRGQKIGSDLLKAVFAVAQKENCKKVRWLVSNWNIPAIEFYKTFGVKFFKEEWICDFDGEAILNFSV, encoded by the coding sequence ATGCAACACTTCCATATCCGACCTGCAATAGAAAAGGACTTCAACGCCGTTCTGGATTTGATCAAAGGTTTGGCGGTATTTCAAGGTAAGCCCGAAAAAATGCTGAATACGCTGGAATTGATGAAAGCGGAACAGCAATATTTTGGGTGTTTTATTGCAGAGAATGAAGCAAAAGAAATCGTTGGGATGACGGTTTATTCCTTTGTGTACCATACTTGGGTCGGCAAATCTATTTACCTCGATGACCTCTATGTGAAGGAAGCCTATCGGGGGCAGAAAATTGGCTCAGACTTGTTGAAAGCAGTTTTTGCAGTCGCCCAAAAAGAGAACTGTAAAAAGGTGCGTTGGTTGGTTTCTAACTGGAATATACCCGCTATTGAGTTCTATAAAACCTTTGGCGTGAAGTTTTTTAAGGAAGAATGGATTTGTGATTTTGACGGGGAGGCGATTTTGAATTTTAGTGTGTAA
- a CDS encoding formylglycine-generating enzyme family protein — protein MTLPKTQTLSLQKPTGETFDIELIEVIGSTFRMGSNEGRDNEKPVHEVSVPTFWIGKFPVTQALYEWTMGKNPSWFKGKNRPVEMVSWKDCQVFIQKLNDISGKNFRLPTEAEWEYAARGGIYWEKDYLYAGGNELNKFAWYGENSHLETKPVGLKQPNQLGIYDMSGNVREYCEDRWHNNYEGAPEDGSAWIDGTTSRRVVRGGSWRYDPYGCRVAFRYFNLYDYFNLGLRLALPQF, from the coding sequence ATGACACTCCCAAAAACACAAACCCTCTCCCTCCAAAAACCCACTGGCGAAACCTTCGACATCGAACTCATTGAAGTGATAGGCAGCACATTCAGGATGGGCAGCAATGAAGGGCGTGACAATGAAAAACCAGTACACGAGGTAAGTGTTCCTACCTTTTGGATAGGCAAATTTCCTGTGACCCAAGCCCTCTACGAGTGGACGATGGGGAAAAATCCTTCTTGGTTCAAAGGCAAAAACAGACCTGTGGAGATGGTAAGTTGGAAGGACTGCCAAGTTTTTATTCAAAAGCTGAATGACATAAGCGGCAAAAACTTCCGATTGCCGACCGAAGCAGAATGGGAATATGCAGCTCGTGGAGGAATTTATTGGGAAAAGGACTATCTGTATGCAGGAGGGAATGAATTGAATAAATTTGCTTGGTATGGCGAAAACAGTCATCTAGAAACAAAACCTGTTGGATTGAAGCAGCCGAATCAATTGGGGATTTATGATATGAGTGGCAATGTTAGGGAGTATTGCGAAGACCGTTGGCATAATAACTATGAGGGTGCACCAGAGGATGGAAGTGCTTGGATAGATGGAACTACAAGTCGTCGTGTGGTTCGTGGCGGTTCGTGGCGCTACGATCCCTACGGTTGCCGTGTCGCTTTTCGCTACTTCAATCTGTACGATTACTTCAATCTCGGCTTGCGTCTTGCGTTGCCACAGTTCTAA
- a CDS encoding WGR domain-containing protein: MKDTSTQNRTAKLIMVTPSNNNKFYEMQENGDGTFTVTYGRVGSRGTVQRYPSTQWNRRYNEKVRKGYKDQTHLFAVAGTGEPKLELVDVDDEMVQRLITELMAYATKSIRHNYMVSAEQVTQRQVEEAQTLLDSLVAQLKTGLFMLKDASQTERNTQRFNSVLLELYQVIPRKMTKVGEHLIVRPSSYADLDVVKEKLVEEQATLDVMRGQVKMSSLEAENKVEKKELNLLEAMGLQIESVTDVVTIDLIKNKMGSNVGQFSKAFAVKNLKTQRAFDDWLGTKNNQQKKLFWHGSRNENWLSILETGLVLRPANAVVTGKMFGYGTYFADKFQKSLNYTSLRGSYWAKGTQSKGFLALFDVHTGNQFHLQKHEPWCYELNEINLKKKGAQYDSLFAEGGADLVNNEYIVYNEKQCTVRYLVEVI; encoded by the coding sequence ATGAAAGACACATCAACACAAAATCGCACCGCCAAACTCATCATGGTGACTCCGAGCAACAACAATAAGTTTTACGAAATGCAGGAAAATGGCGATGGAACTTTTACCGTCACCTATGGCCGAGTCGGTAGTCGTGGCACGGTTCAGCGCTATCCATCTACTCAATGGAATCGTCGGTACAACGAAAAAGTACGAAAGGGCTACAAAGACCAAACGCATCTGTTTGCAGTGGCTGGAACGGGTGAGCCGAAATTGGAGTTGGTGGATGTGGATGATGAAATGGTGCAGAGGTTGATTACCGAATTGATGGCGTATGCGACCAAATCTATTCGTCACAACTATATGGTGTCTGCCGAACAGGTGACGCAGCGACAAGTGGAGGAAGCACAAACTTTGCTGGATAGTTTGGTGGCGCAGTTGAAAACGGGTTTGTTTATGCTGAAGGATGCAAGCCAAACTGAACGCAATACGCAGCGATTCAACAGTGTTTTGTTGGAATTGTATCAGGTGATTCCTCGAAAAATGACCAAAGTGGGTGAACATTTGATTGTGCGACCTTCGAGCTATGCGGATTTGGATGTGGTCAAAGAAAAGTTGGTAGAAGAACAAGCGACTTTGGATGTTATGCGTGGACAGGTGAAAATGAGCAGTTTGGAGGCGGAAAACAAAGTGGAGAAGAAAGAACTGAACTTGTTGGAGGCAATGGGATTGCAGATTGAATCAGTGACGGATGTGGTTACAATTGATTTGATTAAGAACAAAATGGGATCCAATGTTGGGCAGTTCTCCAAAGCTTTTGCGGTCAAAAATCTCAAAACACAAAGGGCTTTTGACGATTGGCTCGGAACGAAAAACAACCAACAAAAGAAGCTGTTTTGGCATGGTAGCCGCAATGAGAATTGGCTGTCGATTCTGGAAACGGGTTTGGTACTTCGTCCTGCAAATGCGGTGGTGACGGGTAAGATGTTTGGTTATGGCACTTACTTTGCCGACAAATTCCAAAAATCACTGAATTACACTTCTTTGCGAGGTTCGTACTGGGCGAAAGGCACGCAGTCAAAAGGTTTTTTGGCTTTGTTTGATGTGCATACGGGCAATCAGTTTCACCTCCAAAAACATGAGCCTTGGTGCTATGAATTGAATGAAATCAATTTGAAGAAAAAGGGCGCACAATACGATTCTCTTTTTGCGGAAGGCGGTGCAGATTTGGTGAACAATGAGTACATTGTTTACAACGAAAAACAGTGTACGGTGCGGTATTTGGTGGAGGTGATTTAG
- a CDS encoding FtsX-like permease family protein, which translates to MNLAFHIAKRYLISKKSTNAINVISSVSVMGMIVGTMALILVLSVFNGFEDLVTSLYNTFNPHIKITPQEGKVFVPDSSKVLQIEALPQVAAVSMVLEENALLQYREENNFIARLKGVDDHFTQVSQVDTSLIDGSFILEDGTIDYAVLGLGVQNILGVNIHNEFTPIKVYMPKRDVKVSQMRPETAFKQEIIYPSAVFAIQQDFDSRYAIVPMRFMRSLLNYDKEVSAIEIALKDEAQAAHVKKQIVAILGEGFDVKDRYEQDETLYKIMTAEKWVVYLILSFILIVASFNIIGSLSMLVIEKKHDIGILKAMGATKNFVRQVFFMEGVMLSLSGAIIGGTLATVICLIQQHFEVIKLQGASFLIDAYPVSMRIGDFVLVFVTVMVISVLASIVPAQRAAETSQLMKEE; encoded by the coding sequence ATGAATTTAGCCTTTCACATAGCCAAACGCTATTTAATCTCCAAAAAATCAACGAATGCCATCAACGTCATTTCGTCGGTATCGGTCATGGGTATGATTGTAGGCACAATGGCTTTGATATTGGTTTTATCGGTCTTCAATGGTTTTGAAGATTTGGTGACATCGCTCTACAACACCTTCAATCCGCACATCAAAATAACCCCACAAGAAGGAAAAGTTTTTGTGCCAGACAGTTCCAAAGTGCTGCAAATCGAAGCATTGCCGCAAGTCGCTGCCGTTTCGATGGTATTGGAGGAAAATGCCCTATTGCAGTACCGAGAAGAAAACAATTTCATTGCCCGATTGAAGGGAGTAGATGACCATTTCACCCAAGTTTCGCAAGTCGACACTTCATTGATTGACGGTAGTTTTATCTTAGAAGACGGAACGATTGATTATGCCGTTTTGGGCTTGGGCGTGCAGAATATTTTGGGAGTTAATATCCACAATGAGTTCACTCCCATCAAAGTGTATATGCCCAAGCGAGATGTGAAGGTGAGCCAAATGCGTCCCGAAACAGCCTTCAAACAAGAAATCATTTACCCTTCCGCCGTTTTTGCGATTCAGCAAGACTTCGATTCCCGCTATGCCATTGTGCCAATGCGTTTTATGCGCTCGCTGCTCAACTACGACAAGGAGGTAAGTGCCATCGAAATTGCGCTGAAAGATGAGGCACAAGCCGCCCATGTCAAAAAACAAATAGTCGCGATTTTGGGTGAAGGTTTTGATGTGAAAGACCGCTACGAACAAGATGAAACGCTCTACAAAATCATGACCGCCGAAAAATGGGTCGTCTATCTCATCCTTTCCTTCATCCTGATTGTGGCTTCATTCAATATCATTGGTTCGCTGTCTATGTTGGTCATCGAAAAGAAACACGACATCGGCATTTTGAAGGCAATGGGGGCGACCAAAAACTTTGTGCGGCAGGTGTTTTTTATGGAAGGGGTAATGCTCTCCCTGAGCGGTGCCATCATTGGCGGCACATTGGCAACGGTGATTTGTTTGATACAACAACATTTTGAAGTCATCAAACTGCAAGGGGCTTCTTTTTTGATTGACGCTTATCCTGTCAGTATGCGAATCGGTGATTTTGTGTTGGTGTTTGTGACCGTGATGGTGATTTCGGTCTTGGCTTCCATCGTGCCTGCTCAAAGGGCTGCCGAAACGAGTCAGTTGATGAAAGAAGAGTAG
- a CDS encoding phosphate ABC transporter substrate-binding/OmpA family protein, which translates to MAPEQKTRLTGFSKFIITLLIVGGIGGGLYYLANNTELGKELADSKKEQEKKEDIKTETDKTSTSNGDVIKVQAFTWGGYAGGEYFNEGFKHSAKSRFTKDYGLDVDFVLIDDFDASRSAWKADEVHLLGTTADALSTEMEGLKEYDPQILFQVDWSRGGDAIVARRGINSINDLKGKTVAVTPSTPSQTFLIWMLEAAGMTLDDIKVKEVPSAIDAATAFKSERLDAAVVWSPDDEIIVREVPGATVLQSTRDASHIVADVYIAKKSWVDANRDKVNKLYEGFMIGAAEINASEAAKKKAAKIMADGTGISEQDALGGINNVRLTTHGDNLNFFGRNPDYKGVTGEKLYTKMGQTYEKLGFAKKGWPNWRTIAYPGAISSANLTGDTHLSEEGKTFKAPTEKEKTAPAIASKPISISFPTGKYDLGENAKTIIDLQFSDVAKAFSNARIRIEGNTDNVGSATMNKQLSEKRAQSVAKYLETAYNMDVNRFIIVGNGPDKPVAGCEKNDTEACRSKNRRTEFQLVAE; encoded by the coding sequence ATGGCTCCAGAACAAAAAACTCGTCTAACTGGCTTTTCAAAATTCATCATCACCCTACTCATTGTAGGTGGCATTGGTGGAGGTTTGTATTATTTGGCAAACAATACCGAACTGGGTAAGGAATTGGCAGACAGCAAAAAAGAACAAGAAAAAAAAGAAGACATCAAAACAGAGACAGATAAAACCTCCACTTCAAATGGTGATGTTATCAAAGTACAAGCCTTCACTTGGGGTGGTTATGCGGGAGGTGAATACTTCAATGAAGGATTCAAACATTCCGCCAAATCACGTTTCACCAAAGACTACGGCTTAGACGTGGACTTTGTATTGATTGACGACTTTGATGCTTCTCGAAGCGCGTGGAAAGCCGATGAAGTACACCTGTTGGGAACAACTGCAGATGCACTTTCGACCGAAATGGAAGGATTGAAGGAATACGATCCACAAATTTTATTTCAAGTGGATTGGTCGAGAGGAGGAGACGCCATTGTGGCTCGTCGAGGAATCAACAGCATCAACGACCTAAAAGGCAAAACCGTAGCCGTTACCCCTTCAACACCTTCCCAAACTTTCTTGATTTGGATGTTGGAAGCAGCGGGGATGACACTCGATGACATCAAAGTGAAAGAAGTCCCCTCTGCCATTGACGCAGCGACTGCCTTCAAAAGCGAACGATTGGATGCGGCAGTGGTTTGGAGTCCTGACGACGAAATCATTGTGAGGGAAGTGCCAGGAGCAACTGTGCTCCAAAGCACGCGAGATGCCTCTCACATTGTAGCGGATGTATATATCGCCAAAAAATCGTGGGTTGATGCCAACCGAGACAAGGTCAACAAACTCTATGAGGGTTTTATGATTGGGGCAGCGGAAATCAATGCCTCAGAAGCAGCTAAGAAAAAAGCAGCAAAAATCATGGCAGATGGTACAGGTATTTCGGAACAAGATGCGCTTGGAGGAATCAACAATGTACGCCTAACTACTCATGGTGACAACCTCAATTTTTTTGGTAGAAATCCTGACTACAAAGGTGTAACAGGTGAAAAACTCTACACCAAAATGGGACAGACCTACGAAAAATTGGGATTTGCCAAAAAAGGATGGCCCAATTGGAGAACAATCGCCTATCCTGGAGCTATCAGCAGTGCCAATTTGACTGGAGATACACACCTCTCAGAAGAAGGCAAAACCTTCAAAGCTCCTACTGAAAAAGAAAAAACTGCTCCTGCAATCGCTTCAAAACCCATCAGTATCAGCTTTCCAACGGGTAAATACGATTTGGGTGAAAATGCCAAAACCATCATTGACCTTCAATTTAGTGATGTTGCCAAAGCTTTCTCCAATGCACGTATCCGCATCGAAGGAAACACCGACAATGTGGGGTCAGCGACAATGAACAAACAACTCTCCGAAAAACGTGCTCAATCTGTGGCTAAATATCTCGAAACGGCTTACAACATGGATGTTAACCGTTTCATCATCGTAGGAAATGGCCCTGACAAACCTGTGGCTGGTTGTGAGAAAAACGATACAGAAGCTTGTCGCTCCAAAAATAGAAGAACGGAGTTTCAACTTGTGGCAGAATAG
- the rbfA gene encoding 30S ribosome-binding factor RbfA — protein sequence MSAIRQQQVASLIKRALSDIFIKEGRNIYSNAFVTITQVRLTPDLSVARIYLSVYNIQDKEDVVTMITENEHGLRRLLGNQIRNKVRHIPTLEFYLDDTLDEVYKMDQLLDSLDIQPEREDSDEEE from the coding sequence ATGAGTGCGATAAGACAACAACAAGTAGCAAGTTTAATCAAGCGGGCTTTGAGTGACATTTTCATCAAAGAAGGACGCAATATTTACAGCAATGCTTTTGTAACGATTACACAAGTGCGCCTCACACCCGATTTGTCCGTAGCTCGAATTTATTTGAGCGTTTACAACATACAAGACAAAGAGGATGTGGTGACGATGATTACCGAAAATGAACATGGTCTTCGCCGATTGTTGGGTAATCAAATCCGCAACAAAGTGCGCCATATTCCCACTTTGGAGTTTTACCTCGACGATACGCTCGACGAAGTTTACAAAATGGACCAACTTCTTGACAGTCTGGACATACAGCCAGAAAGAGAAGATAGCGATGAAGAGGAATAA
- a CDS encoding ABC transporter permease subunit, translated as MNRLFNLRGTLDGRTRLILEIIGILLLILVWYLITMGEDPIVRSGILPRPWAVLTSYSELYFDNDLFKNLCRSLGLNLAGYTESLAIAVPLGFLIGLFPLFRGTLQKQVDAFRFVPLTAVTGLFIIWFGLGTSMKVHFLAFGILIYLLPVVVQRIDDVEDVYTKTVYTLGATNWQTIKSVYIPATISKLSDDIRVLTAISWTYIIIAESLGNEGGIGALIWRVGQRQGRVDKVFALLVIIVIIGFLQDKYFTYLDRQFFPYKYQTKDGYKKDAPDASVSTAIWSFASNVLVYAGLGIYILLFINQFTQTLVLGNEGEPILSYLFGETVRVIHFYVFLALVYKGYWLLKNKGVI; from the coding sequence ATGAACCGCTTGTTCAACCTCCGAGGCACACTTGACGGACGCACACGTTTGATACTTGAAATCATCGGCATTTTGTTGTTGATACTCGTTTGGTATCTCATTACAATGGGAGAAGACCCTATCGTGCGTTCAGGAATTTTGCCGAGACCGTGGGCAGTGCTTACCTCTTACAGTGAGCTTTATTTTGACAACGATTTGTTCAAAAACCTTTGTCGCTCTTTAGGTTTGAACTTAGCAGGTTACACCGAGTCTCTTGCTATTGCTGTTCCTTTGGGTTTTTTGATTGGCTTGTTTCCTTTGTTTAGGGGTACACTTCAAAAACAAGTAGATGCCTTCCGATTTGTGCCATTGACAGCGGTGACGGGATTGTTCATTATTTGGTTTGGATTAGGCACTTCCATGAAAGTCCATTTCCTGGCATTTGGTATCTTGATTTACCTCCTCCCCGTTGTTGTTCAGCGCATTGATGATGTAGAAGACGTTTACACCAAGACCGTCTATACTTTGGGTGCAACCAATTGGCAGACCATTAAATCCGTTTACATTCCTGCAACAATCTCCAAACTCTCCGATGATATTCGGGTATTGACTGCTATTTCGTGGACTTATATCATCATTGCCGAAAGTTTGGGCAACGAAGGAGGCATTGGCGCATTGATTTGGCGGGTTGGACAGCGGCAAGGGCGGGTCGACAAAGTATTTGCTTTGTTGGTCATCATTGTCATTATTGGTTTCCTGCAAGACAAATATTTTACCTACCTCGATCGTCAGTTTTTTCCCTATAAATACCAAACCAAAGATGGCTACAAAAAAGATGCTCCCGATGCCAGTGTTTCTACTGCAATATGGTCTTTTGCCTCCAATGTATTGGTATATGCAGGTTTAGGAATTTACATTTTACTTTTCATCAATCAATTCACTCAAACGCTCGTATTGGGCAATGAGGGTGAGCCTATCCTGAGTTATTTGTTTGGCGAAACAGTTAGGGTTATTCATTTTTATGTCTTTTTGGCATTGGTGTATAAAGGGTATTGGCTGTTGAAGAATAAGGGGGTGATTTAG
- a CDS encoding antibiotic biosynthesis monooxygenase family protein, translated as MLIRIVKMEFQEALIPDFKTLFEEVSPKIRQFEGCIHLELWQDQNNPAIVFTHSHWQTPENLENYRQSDFFADTWSKTKKLFGGKPKAWSVDRIG; from the coding sequence ATGCTCATTCGTATCGTCAAAATGGAATTTCAAGAAGCCTTGATTCCCGACTTCAAAACCTTGTTTGAAGAAGTCAGTCCCAAAATTCGGCAATTTGAAGGCTGCATACATTTGGAACTATGGCAAGACCAAAACAATCCTGCAATTGTCTTCACCCACAGTCATTGGCAAACGCCCGAAAACTTGGAAAACTACCGTCAGTCGGATTTTTTTGCGGATACTTGGTCCAAGACCAAAAAACTGTTTGGTGGAAAGCCAAAGGCATGGTCGGTGGATAGGATTGGGTAG